The genomic window TTGAATAGAATTCCTGATCAAgctaaattttgtttttctaacCTGCCAATAACCTTTTTGAGTGACTGGAACATATATATGTTTTCCTTTGAAGTGATCCGGATCAACACCCCCAAGAACTAGCTCACCACCCTTTTTCGCTTTTGGATCCCCATTAAGCCAAAAAGAGAACACCTGCTCATTTACTAGATCTTGCTGCACCATTTCGTACCTGTGATTTATAATGGATCATTAAGAGCCTGCTTGGATTGGCTTAACTGAGCTTATCTACtagcataaacacttgtgagattgtttgagaaagcttatagaaacaacatatgacatgtccataagctattttcagcttatttccgtAAGTTCTCTAGgataaattatatgaaaatagtttggttttatttttcttttgttatagaaataacttatacataaacacttatatgataagcacttatgctataaattcttaataaagttgtttatccaaacaaagcctaaatTAAAGGATATAAGAGACTCAACATATTTAGTTCTGACAtgcaatcagatgcaaatgaaATAACAAAGGATTAATTGGAACATACCATACTGGCACAGCATTTTCAACAGAGATCTCCTGAAACCCAAGTCCAAGTAGTCCATCAAACTTTGCCAGCACAAAGGAAATACTTCCTTCACGGGTAGCTTCAATGAAATCCTACAGTTTCAAGGATAATATAATAGTTAAGCCTCTAAGATTTGCTGTATAACTATACAGTATAACTTGATGCACGAGCTCGTAGATAAAGAAGCACTCACCACATCCTTGACAACAACATCACCAAGTTTAACATCATCTTGACTGAAAAAACCAGATATTGTTCCAGATCCATATGCTATTTTACATGATGTTCCTGAATTAACAAGTAAAAGAAAAGGACATTTGAGTGTATTAAGCAGCATACAGAAGCATGTAATTTACACTTTGCGTATTTCATCGGccactataaataaatatgagtaATGAGAGGATGGCTTTACCATTTTTGGTATATGTTTTGGATTTCTTTGCCTTGTACCAATGATGGGTGTAGCAGGCAAGCTGTGAGAGAATATCAGTCAATAAGACAagcatatatatacatttttgtGATGAGTAAAGACATGAGAGTTAAGATGAACTCACAGAAAAATAGCATTTCGACGATGGAACCCAAAGGTTGGAACTACCAGTATCAAATATGACATTAAAGGTCTGTGGAGGTGTGCCAATTCCAATCTCTCCATAATATTGTGCATCCAAATAATTCTTCAAAGGCACTATGGCATCATCAGATGATTTAGCGGTATACTGGTCATTTGCGCCCAACACGGGTCTGCTTGACTTTAGCCTCTCTCTCACCATTCTAGCAGCTTTAATACTTTCAAGATCTAGAGTTCTCTTCTTCAAATCAATCCGCATAAGTCCATAGGAGAAAGAAGGAAGAAGCGAGCATGTCAAAGCCCACAAACAGCAAGCCACCAACAGATACTTGTTCCCCATAGAGAAAATCTGCCAGACAGGATACGAAGAAAGAAAGTCAAGTCGGATATAGTCCCAAACTCCCAATTTTTACATAACAAACAGCAATTATAAAGACGCCAAATCTTTGACTCCTTGTTATCTATTTTCCACATTAACAAATTTTACAAATAGGATTACCAAAAGACTGTTACACCGTATCTCCactcaaaaccttaagacaATAAGTATATGAGTAAGCTCTTTCATATATCTTCATTTAGCTCATTTCTATCCGATGTAGTAGtaaccacttacacttaattcCAACACTTCTTTTATCTACTGAATTAGGATATCGAGATATGGTCTCTTTCATAACcaaggttattattattattactcccTTCGATATTTTTTATGTGATACAACTGAGTAAACagtaattgatgtatttggtctatattatgaacttgatacatcaacttttgttgactcGGTTGTCTCTCGTAAAAAGGACCGGGAGTAGTATTGTGAAAATACCCTATGTTAAAAAAGGTGCAAAAAAGTGAACTAACAACAATCTTCACAACCAAGGTTACTAGTGAGAGATAGAGATTATTAGAATCCCAAGAAACATCTTATAAGTAGTACAATCTTAAATGATATGTTTTTACTCTTGTCTTTCTTATCTTATCTCTATCTCCATCTTGAAGTAAGTTATTATTACTAAATTAGTCTAACCCATAAATATAGATCATGgaaaacaatcaaacaaaaaagttaaatatgtggaaaaatgatataattgaAGAGAAATCAACAAGACTAAACTGAACAAAACATGataatcataaaataaatattaaaaaaataattaagaaaacagAAAATCAAACCTGAAGCATATAgcagaaaaacaaaatatctaTAAAAGATTGAGGATTAAAAATTGGAAGATATAAAAAGCTTAAGATAGTATACGGATGGTGTTATCGTTAGGAACGTACCAGTCAGTGGTGAGGGCCAAAAATGAAGAAGGAAGTAGTAGCTGAGCTAAGTTGAGTGCcaaaacaaaacacataaacaacaaaaaataggaAGGTGTCCACAAATAGTAGACTCTTTCCGCCTTGTGTACTATATGGATACTTGGCTTCTTTCAAATACACTCATTTCCCTTTTGTTCCTTTTGGCAACAACAAGAAAGTGactcttgaaatttttttttctttcctttgaaCTATCGGCTTAATCCGGTTCGAtggtcagttttgacatcaagtggttttagCCTCCTCCCAATTATAGTTGTGAGGAATCGAATCGTGGCCCCCCTACAAAATTCAgcatcaatcatcactgaaccaactaacgattggttagtAACTCTTGAATTTATAGCTAGTTTTTAGTGTATAATGAGACTGATTGAGTTTATAGTTTTTAGAGCACTATTATTATCCCATGAACTCATATGGGTTCATTGAGTGGGTCTCGTTTCattctttatattatttcatactccctccggttctttttataaggaataatttggagaaaaaaattggtcctttttataagaaacaatcattaaatttattcttacaattccatttttacccttattaaattgtatcaattccaaagttatgcattaattagagtgatatattccctaaggataaattaatacaccaaggttagttttggaatagattgtaaaattttataatttttattaagaaaaataagatttcttggtatgtgtgttttttccaaattgttccttataataagaaCCAGAGGGAgtactttttaaatatttaaacaactcaaccacatttttcaaatatccACGCAAGTCAACAAAAACTTTTAAATGGGTCCATTAAGTCCAACACATTTTTACACATTTAAcatcttttttcaattcaattcattGCAATTCATTCATTGTCATTCATTTTGCCAGCGATATGCAGAAGGAAGTTGTGAATTAATGAACGTTCTttaatgcttataaaaaaaaaaatgaacgtTCTTTAACTCCCAAATATTCATGTGCCTCTGACAAATAACATTGGTGGACATTGTAGGAACGATGCCACGGGcgatattaatttataaatataaaattagtcgttataattttaaaatgcactATTATTAGTTCGTCAATCGTCACAATAAAGCtacatgctactattaattttaaaaaaaggtaGCACAGTATAATGTTTAttcttatttaaaatatgaaattattcattttaatgataacaactttttttaatgacaacattttaattttaatcctaTATATTTGATGGTTTTGttttagaatttaattgatatgtaccgacggtgtaaaataattttacactatcaaccaataccaaccatattttccgccacatcaccccattTTACCctactttcttgatatgacatgacaaaataatgattgtttattggacgatggtgtaaaactattttacagtgtcggtgcatatcaattaaactctttgttttatatctatatacttggagtttaaaaaaaaaatcaataactaTATATGTGGACGGATAAAATTACAACGATAATGTCCCTgagagtttagctcagttggtatgGATATCGTACGATATGTACAGGAGTCCGAGTTCGAATTCGGAACACTCCGCTTATTCACTTGtaagatgaattttttagtcactaaactacttgacaaaaaaaattacaacgaTAAATTTATGCCGCGTAATAACGTTCtaacaattataaaaattacaatgaatttaagatttatatcatttagattatttatataaaattttacccaaatctaaaattattttatatattattgagacacactaaaattaaatttgaggatttatgcaattttttttatagaaaggATTTACTCGTGCATCTCTCTCTAGTCTCTGCTCTTCTCTGCTCTTTCCCTCTTTGAGAAAGCACATTTTGCAACTTTAGAAAGGGACAATAATCAAATCCAAGTGAACCACGCCACAACCGGTACAAAGGACAATAAGTTACTTCCGTTTCAGCATTGAAGCCTTCAGCAGTCGTCACCGGTAAGAGCTTCTAACCCCTTCCATGATGCTGAATTGTGTTGTGTGTATATATTTGGTTATTACAATTCTATTATTCTCTTCTTTCATTTCAAGATAGCCCTTTACGAGTTTGCATCATTGTCtaattcattttaatataataatatgtgTGCTCACTAGGTGTTTGTCAAAATGCCTCAATGAGGTTCATTCTTTTATTACAAATTTCATCTTAAACATTTGCTTTATACTCTCCATTTATCTCAACTTTTGCTTAATTAATTCCAACTTTCTTATAGTTAGAATTACAATGGTGGGAGACTACTGTCCCTgtgagcttagttcagttggtagggacatcgacatcgcattatatatatgtaggggTCGGGGTTCATACCCTGGAcaccccacttattcaccttatgggtggaatttctagccactaggctacttgaccagaataaaaataaaaattgtgggACTACTTGGTTGAGAATCAAGATAAGATTGGCTTAGGGTGTGTCATTTTTTCGATTATTGCTGGTTTGTTTGGAACGAGATGTGGGAGGTGGTTGATAGTTGATGGTTGTCCTATTTGCATTCAATTGCAATGCCATCATATAAGTTTTATTTGGGAAGTGATGTTATTAAGGGTGTTGTGAACGACTGatatcaagattttttttgttttcattggtGCCCGTTCTGGTTATATTTTGCTTGAATTAAGTACTGGCTATCTAAATGTCGCTGCTTTTCACAATGGTAATTATTTGCTATACAAATAATCTCAAGTTTCTGTTGTAGCCTTGTAGGCGTGTAAAGTGGTGATAGGTTGTAATGCTTTGATTGGGATCTTTGTAACGTAGCTAATTTGATTTGTAACTTTTATTGTATCTGCTGAAATAATGGATGTGGTTTAATTTGTGGCTTgttcttttcaattttaacaAGCCAAACCAGCAAGGTTTTTTTATGAGTTGAAATCTGAATGTTATTTTTGGCTTTATATTTAGGTTCCCGACTACAAACTTATTATCATTCATGTGATTTACAATTATGCTTCTACATTCTCCAATCATCCCATAACAATAAAAACAAGCAGATCTAGTCAAAACATCAAGGATttctgtgatttttttttatttgtcgcACATTTCTGCATCTACAAAGATGATCATTAATATGGTTCATTGACCTTACTACGATGTTGCTGCAGGTAACTGTTACAATGTCACTAAGGCAATTCTTAGGCTATTCTGAGGGCGATGTCATGAGGTCTGATTGCAAACCGTGTTCTAGACTAATGAGACACACAGCTGGAATATTTAGTGTTGGTGGAGCATTCGGATTTTGGGTCCTTTGCCGAATGCACTATGGTTCGTTCTACTTTTACCCTTGCTTCTTTTCTGTTCTACATTCATGTCTGTTAGTCACCTACAGACTAATGCTTTTGAAAGTTCAGTTCTAATTTATAAATGTCTTATAGTTCTTAATCTCCGAACTCTCACGCCTCTGTCAATGtgaattattattactaatacTTTGAATGTTTCCTGTTATTAATTTATTGTTAGACTGTGGTTACAACTTTTGAGCCGTTGCTTATTCCTGATCC from Trifolium pratense cultivar HEN17-A07 linkage group LG1, ARS_RC_1.1, whole genome shotgun sequence includes these protein-coding regions:
- the LOC123885812 gene encoding aspartic proteinase-like isoform X1 translates to MLQIFSMGNKYLLVACCLWALTCSLLPSFSYGLMRIDLKKRTLDLESIKAARMVRERLKSSRPVLGANDQYTAKSSDDAIVPLKNYLDAQYYGEIGIGTPPQTFNVIFDTGSSNLWVPSSKCYFSLACYTHHWYKAKKSKTYTKNGTSCKIAYGSGTISGFFSQDDVKLGDVVVKDVDFIEATREGSISFVLAKFDGLLGLGFQEISVENAVPVWYEMVQQDLVNEQVFSFWLNGDPKAKKGGELVLGGVDPDHFKGKHIYVPVTQKGYWQFNMGDFFIGGLSTGVCESGCAAIVDSGTSLLAGPTTVVTEINHAIGAEGVLSVECKEIVTEYGELIWDLLVAGVRPGDVCSQVGLCVSKRDQSKSMGIEMVTEKEQGELSAKDTALCSSCQMLVIWIQNQLKRKSTKDRIFNYVNQLCESLPSPNGESIVDCNSIYQLPNISFTIGDKSFVLSPEQYILKTGEGIAQVCLSGFIAFDIPPPRGPLWILGDIFMRVYHTVFDYGNLQLGFAEAA
- the LOC123885812 gene encoding aspartic proteinase-like isoform X2 — translated: MGNKYLLVACCLWALTCSLLPSFSYGLMRIDLKKRTLDLESIKAARMVRERLKSSRPVLGANDQYTAKSSDDAIVPLKNYLDAQYYGEIGIGTPPQTFNVIFDTGSSNLWVPSSKCYFSLACYTHHWYKAKKSKTYTKNGTSCKIAYGSGTISGFFSQDDVKLGDVVVKDVDFIEATREGSISFVLAKFDGLLGLGFQEISVENAVPVWYEMVQQDLVNEQVFSFWLNGDPKAKKGGELVLGGVDPDHFKGKHIYVPVTQKGYWQFNMGDFFIGGLSTGVCESGCAAIVDSGTSLLAGPTTVVTEINHAIGAEGVLSVECKEIVTEYGELIWDLLVAGVRPGDVCSQVGLCVSKRDQSKSMGIEMVTEKEQGELSAKDTALCSSCQMLVIWIQNQLKRKSTKDRIFNYVNQLCESLPSPNGESIVDCNSIYQLPNISFTIGDKSFVLSPEQYILKTGEGIAQVCLSGFIAFDIPPPRGPLWILGDIFMRVYHTVFDYGNLQLGFAEAA
- the LOC123885938 gene encoding uncharacterized protein LOC123885938, with amino-acid sequence MSLRQFLGYSEGDVMRSDCKPCSRLMRHTAGIFSVGGAFGFWVLCRMHYGPRIQIPRSLRWAACGAVTVSSSTALLVRLFSPECEPQNIAAYDNKK